TTGACCTGACCAGCACAAAAACTGATAATAATAAATAATAAAAACCTCTTTAACATCTTCTCTCCTTAAAATATAACAATGGTAAGGACCGCATTTTGCTACTAATTATAGTATAGTAAAGAGTGGTAGGATGTCAAGGCAAAGGGCATAGGGCGAAGAGCATAGGGTTAAGGGGAAAGAGAGATTCTTCGTCGCGTTGCTTCTCAGAATGACAAATATCACTTCAATCAGTTCTGCTGGCACTATGAGAAAAGTGGAGAGGAGTCAGCCCTCAGTGGATGCGCCAGCACATCCGAGAATTGACAACTTTAAAAAAATGATTACATTATGATGTGACTCTTTTCCTTTTACTGATGATTTTTCATACGGATTTCCGCGGTATCTGGATTCCCCGATGGTCACTCGCCGATAAGAACAAAATTTTCACCCACCTTGAAGGAAGATTCAATCACATCTTTTTACAGATATTCGCTCTGGGAGAGGCTTATTATCCCTCCCGATACGCCCCCAGTAAGAGACAATCTGATGAGTGGTTGAAGAACTTCATCGCCGAGGCGCATCGTCGTAACATCAAGGTTTCAGCCTGGGTCAATTTCCACTATTCCTGGGGTTATGCACCACGGCCGATGACCCAGCTTCATCCGATAAATCATCATCCTGATTGGTATGTTCAGGACATCCACGGACGGTCAATCCTTGAATACAGTGTCGGAGAGTTGAAGAAGCTCGGTCTTGAAGGTTATTATTTGGCTCCGGCAAATCCTCAGGTGCAGTCGTATCTCAGCAATATTGCCGAGGAGATCATTGAGAATTATGATTTTGACGGACTCCATATTGATTATATCAGATATCCGAATGATGATTTTATCTATGATCCGTTGTTGAGAAGTAAATTCATGAGGCGTTATTATATCGACCCCATGGAGATTATGACGAGCAGGGATTTTCAAAAACGTTACAGTCTCTGGGGAGCCGAGGATTTAAAGAAGAAATGGCAAAGGTTCGTTTCCGACGATCTCACCCGGTTTATCAAAGATTTGAGAGATCGATTAAAGAAGAAAAAGCCGGACCTTTTGATTTCGGCGGCGGTTAAACCGGATTATATCAGTGCCCGATATGATTTTTATCAGGACTGGCTTACCTGGCTCAATTCCGGTTATGTGGATTTTGTCTGTTTGATGTCTTATACCAGGGCTTTGAAGCGATATTTCAGCAAAATCAAAAAATCGGTCGATGAACCACGTCGGGTGGTCTTTGGAATCGGTTTATATATCTTGAAACCGAAAGAGGTCAGCTATCAGGTGAAGCTGGTGGATGCCCAACCTTTTGCCGGTGTTGTTTTTTTCTCGTATGAACAACTTAAGAAGAACAAGGCGTATTTACACTCCCTCATCCTGCCTTGACATCGCTGGTCTTTCGTGTAAAATAATGAAATGAGGAAAATTTTCCTTCTCCTTGGCTCTAATCTCGGCGCCCTTGAGGAAAATCTGATTAATGCTTTGAGATATCTCGAGTCCCATAATATCAACGTGGTGAAAAAATCCAGGATATATCGGACAAAACCATGGGGTGTTACTGATCAGCCCGACTTTTTAAATATGGCGGTTGAAATTGAGTGTGATTACCGGCCTGAAGAATTGTTGAATATTCTAAAAAAAATCGAGTCCTTGATGGGAAGGAAAAAAACGAGTGATAGATGGGGACCGAGGATAATCGATATCGATATTCTCTTTTACAACCAGCAAATTATTAAAGAAAAAAATCTGACCATACCCCATAAGGAGTTTTACAACCGACCTTTTGCAATAAAATTACTCTCTGACATCGCTCCCGGGTTCATCCCGCCTTTTTCTGATAAACCGATGAAAGAGTATTTAAAAGGACTTGACAATGAAGGATTTGAGATTTATCGCCATTGAAGGGGTGATTGGAGCGGGAAAGACCTCCCTCACCAAAATTCTGGCTGAAAAATTTCACGCCGGTGTCATTCTGGAAAAATTTGAAGAGAACCCCTTCCTGGAGAAGTTCTACTCAGATCCTTCAAAATACGCCTTTCATACTCAAATAAACTTTTTGATGTCAAGATACCGACAGCAGAGACAGATCGCCCAGATCGACCTTTTCCATTCGCGGATCATTGCCGATTATCTTTTCGCCAAAGACAGAATTTTCGCGGAAATAAATCTTAAAGAAGATGAATTCGCTTTATATGATAAGATTTACGGCCTGGTGGAAAAAGACATTCCGCGTCCTGATCTGGTGATCTATCTGCAGGCGGATCCTGAGTTTCTTTACAAAAGAATAAAGAAAAGAGACCGCAGCTTTGAGCGCAATATCGAATTTGAATATATCGAGAAATTATGCGAGGCGTATAATGTCTTCTTTTTTCACTACAATATCTCGCCTCTTTTAATCATCGATATCAAAGGATTTGATTTTATCGCAAATGAAAAAGATGTTGAATTCCTCTGCGATGAAATCAAGGATTTAAAAGAACCAAGGAGGATTGTTTCACGGCAATGGCGATAACGATTGACAGATTGATTTCCATGAAAGAGAAGGGAGAGAAGATCGTCTGCCTCACCGCCTATGATTATCCAACGGCGAAGATCCTTGATGAAGCCGGTATTGAATTGATTCTTGTAGGAGATTCGGCTGCGAATGTATTCGCTGGTCAAAAGACGACCCTTCCGATCACTATGGAAGAGATGCTTTATCACACAAAGGTGGTAAGCAATGCAGTGAAGAATGCCTTGGTGATCGCCGATATGCCTTTTTTATCTTATCAGGTTTCTGTAAGTAATGCCGTGTATAATGCAGGCAGATTTTTGAAAGTCGGTGCCTGTGCCGTGAAACTGGAAGGAGGTTCTCCGATTATTGAAACCATAAAACGCCTTGTTGAACTGGGGATTCCAGTTATGGGGCATATCGGTTTGACACCCCAGTCCGTCCATAAGTTCAGTGGATACAAATTACAGGGTAGATCAGAGAGAGAAAAAGAGAGGCTCATTCAGGACGCCCGTCTCCTTGAATCCGCGGGTTGTTTTTCCATCGTCCTCGAAAAGATCCCTGCCGCCCTTGCTCAGATAATTACGGACCAGGTTTCGATTCCAACGATCGGCATCGGTGCCGGTCCTCATTGCGACGGGCAGATTCTCGTTCTTCATGATATAATAGGTCTCTTCCCAGGATTCAAACCGAAGTTCGTCAAGCAGTACGCAAATCTGGGTGAAGAAATCAGCAGGGCGGTTGCACTTTATCGGGAAGAAGTCAAAAAAGGAATTTACCCGGACAAAGAACACTCCTTCGAATGACAACCGGACTTTATTTTATGATGAATAAAAAAAGTTATTTTTAAAGAAGGATATCTAAATGGCTGCGTTTTATGAAAAACATTTTTCCGGTGAGCTGGAGAGACCCAGAGAAGAACTCATTCAAGAATTGGAAAAGTTGCGTCGTCGTATCGCTGAGCAGTCCGGAGTGGAAGAGAAACTGGAAGAATGTGAAGAACGTTACCGCGACCTTGTTGAAAACGCCGATATCGGTATTTTGATTGACGACCCTGATGGGAGGTTTAAGTATTTTAACAACAAATTTATCGAACTCTTCGGCTATACTTATGAAGAGATGAAAGATCAATCAATCCAGACCCTGGTGCATCCGGAAGACCTTGACCGTGTGCTGGGATATCATCGGAGACGGATAAATGGTGAAGATGTTCCGGCACGCTACGAGTTCAGGGGGGTTAGAAAAGACGGCTCTGTCATATATCTCGAGGTTGACGCTATTGTCTTGAAAAAAGACAGTGAGATAGTGGGTTCCCGTTCTTATCTTTGGAATATCGGAGAACGCAAAGAGATGGAGCGGAAATTACGTGAAGCCCGGGACAGTCTGGAGAAGAAGGTTGCGGAACGTACGGCAGAACTGGCGAAGACCAATCGCCTTCTCCAGGAGCAGATGAATGAATGTCATCGGGTGGAGGAGGCTTTAAAAAAGAGTGAAAAAGAAAAGACGGTGATCCTCGACAGCATAACAGAATTGGTGGTCTATCATGATACTGATTTCAGAATTATCTGGGCGAATACCACTGCCTCCAAATCATTCGGCCTGCCGCAGAAAGAGCTGATCGGTAAACGCTGTTATGAGATATGGCAGGGGCGTAAAAAGCCGTGCGTTGATTGTCCGGTTAAAGCAGCGCTGGAGACCGGTGAGTTTCAGGAACGCGAGATAAAGATGCCCGACGGTAGAGAGTGGTTTATAAAAGGATATCCGGTGAAAGACGAAAAAGGTACGGTGATGGGGGTTGTTGAGGTGGCGCTTGATATAAGCGTTATTAAAAAAGCCGAACGCGAACTGGCGGACAGTGAGTTGCAATATCACGCCCTTTTCGACCGCAGCCTTCTGTGTATTGTGATTCATGATTTCGATGGGAGAATTATCGATGCCAATGATGCATCTTTGAAACTGCTTGGTTATACAAGGGAAGAACTTTCTTCGCTTACCATTATGGATGTAGTGGATGAAGCCCAGCTGCCCCAGATGAGGAAACTCATGGAAGAGATAAAAGAGAACGGTGCCCAGAAGAACCTCAGTGAGTTTCGGTTGAAGAAGAAGAACGGCGAGTACGTCTGGGTGGAAAGTGAAGGCACCCTTCTTTACAAAGAAGGGAAACCTTATGCTATTCAGGGGATCGCCAGAGATATTACAGCACGAAAGCGGATCGCCGATGCCTTGATTGAAAGCGAAGCCCTTTATCGTTCCATTGTGGAGCATTCCCATGCCGGGGTACTTATAATAGATGAAAATTTTCGTTTCTCTTATGTTAATGATGAGTTGTGTAAGATCCTCGGTTATCCAGCCGATGAGATCCTCGGAAAAGATTTCCGTATGTTCCTGGATGAAGAGAGCCGGGATATGGTTGCTGAACGATATCTTAGAAGGCAGAGGGGTGAGGATGTACCTTCGCGATATGAATTCAATGTCGTGAGAAAGAACGGCGAAGTGAGGCGGGTTGAGATAAGCGTGTCGGTTATCCGCGATCATCGGGGTAAGAGAAGAACCGTGGCGCAACTCCTCGATATCACTGAACGCAGGCAGACCGAAGAACTTCAATTCGCCATTTATAAGATATCCGAAGCGGCACATTCTGCAGAGAATCTCCAGTCCCTTTATCATTCCATTCATCAGATCATAGGAAATTTGATGGAGGCGAAGAATCTCTATATCGCACTCTATGACAAGACAACCGACATAATAACCTTTCCATATTTTGTCGATGAATATGATGAGAGGCCTGCCCCGCGCAGAATGGGAAAAGGATTAACCGAATATGTAATCAGGACTGGAGAGGCGCTGCTTGCCTCACCAGAGGTATTCAGGGAGCTCGTCAAGAACGGTGAGGTTGAACCCATCGGCACACCGGATATCGATTGGCTCGGTGTGCCGCTCAAGATCGCCGACAGGATTATCGGAGTACTTGTCGTCCAGAGCTACACCGAAGGTGTGAGATATACTGAGCGTGACATAGATATTTTAAGATTCGTTTCAGAACAGATCGCAATGGTGATCGAACGTAAACGTACGGATGACGCACTGAAAGAAAGTCGTGAAAGATATAAAACATTGACCGATAATGTGAACGTCGGAATCTACCGCAATACCGTGGGACCTAACGGAAAATTTATCGAGGCGAATCCGGCGATGGTCAGAATGTTCGGCTACGACAGTAAAGAGGAGTTGCTTTCCATAAATGTTTCCCAGCTTTATCAAAATCCTGAAGATAGGCAGGCGTTCAACGAGAAGATGCTTAAACAGGGGTTTGTCCAGGACGAAGAATTGAAATTGAGAAAGAAGGACGGAACGCCGTTCTATTGTTCGGTGTCTGCTGTCGCGGTATATAATGACGCAGGAGAGATAATATACTACGACGGGATTGTTGAAGACATAACAGAGCGTAAAAAAGCGGAACGTTCGCTGAAAGAGAGTTATGAAAAACTTCAAAAGGTCTTGAACGGAACAGTTCATGCACTCGCTTCGACGACCGAAAAGAGAGATCCTTATACCGCGGGTCATCAACATCGGGTGGCGCAGCTCGCCTGCGCTATTGCCCAGGAACTGGATTTTCCTCAGGAACAGATTGAGGGGATACGGGTCGCGGGTCTGGTTCATGATATCGGTAAGATATATGTCGCCGCCGAGATTTTGAATAAACCGGTGAAACTGAAAAATATAGAGATGGAACTTATCAAAGCACATTGTGAAGCGGGTTATGATATTCTTAAGGCGGTGGAATTTCCCTGGCCCGTTGCGAAGATGGTTCTGCAGCATCATGAGAAACTGGACGGTTCAGGTTATCCGCAGGGCTTGTCGGGTGATGACATAATACCGGGTGCGCGGATTCTGGCGGTGGCTGATGTGGTCGAAGCGATGAGTTCTCACCGTCCGTATCGCTCGGCACTCGGTCTTGAAGAAGCACTTGATGAAATTAAAAAAAATCGAGGTAGATTTTATGATGAAAAGGTGGTAGACGCCTGCTTGAAGGTTTTTGAAAAGGGATTTGAATTCAAATAACAACAGCTCCGGAATAAAAATGGGGATTACAAACAGGTATAAAATCACAGAGGTCGACGATCCGCCTTACAGGATTGATGAAAGATTATTGCAGCGGTTTGATCAACGTCAGACCGTGTTTGGCAGAATGCTTTTTGACCGTGAGGCATCGTTTTATGAAAAGGGGATGTATGATAAAGCAGCCGAAATCATCAAAAAAGGCGAGCCGGGCTATTCTCATCTCGATTTTGTCCGGGCATTGGGCGCCTGGACAGTATATGATTATTTCCACGGTGCATTTTCCCCGCATAAATTGGAAAAAGCCAACAATATGATGCCCAAACCCGCCTTTAAAAAATTTCCGGTCACTGATCCAGAGGCTATGAGTGGAGAGGTCAAAAAGACGGCATTGCTTTACGGTGCTTCAGGGGTGGGGATCTGTCGTGTTGACAAGAGATGGATTTACTCTTTTAACATGGACGGGATTCCTCTGGGGATTCCGGATGACTTTAAATACGCCGTTGTTCTGGTCATCGCCATGGACTACCGGGCGATTGAAACTTCACCTGCTTATCCCGCCTGTAT
This window of the candidate division WOR-3 bacterium genome carries:
- the folK gene encoding 2-amino-4-hydroxy-6-hydroxymethyldihydropteridine diphosphokinase, with product MRKIFLLLGSNLGALEENLINALRYLESHNINVVKKSRIYRTKPWGVTDQPDFLNMAVEIECDYRPEELLNILKKIESLMGRKKTSDRWGPRIIDIDILFYNQQIIKEKNLTIPHKEFYNRPFAIKLLSDIAPGFIPPFSDKPMKEYLKGLDNEGFEIYRH
- a CDS encoding deoxynucleoside kinase, producing MKDLRFIAIEGVIGAGKTSLTKILAEKFHAGVILEKFEENPFLEKFYSDPSKYAFHTQINFLMSRYRQQRQIAQIDLFHSRIIADYLFAKDRIFAEINLKEDEFALYDKIYGLVEKDIPRPDLVIYLQADPEFLYKRIKKRDRSFERNIEFEYIEKLCEAYNVFFFHYNISPLLIIDIKGFDFIANEKDVEFLCDEIKDLKEPRRIVSRQWR
- the panB gene encoding 3-methyl-2-oxobutanoate hydroxymethyltransferase; amino-acid sequence: MAITIDRLISMKEKGEKIVCLTAYDYPTAKILDEAGIELILVGDSAANVFAGQKTTLPITMEEMLYHTKVVSNAVKNALVIADMPFLSYQVSVSNAVYNAGRFLKVGACAVKLEGGSPIIETIKRLVELGIPVMGHIGLTPQSVHKFSGYKLQGRSEREKERLIQDARLLESAGCFSIVLEKIPAALAQIITDQVSIPTIGIGAGPHCDGQILVLHDIIGLFPGFKPKFVKQYANLGEEISRAVALYREEVKKGIYPDKEHSFE
- a CDS encoding PAS domain S-box protein, whose amino-acid sequence is MAAFYEKHFSGELERPREELIQELEKLRRRIAEQSGVEEKLEECEERYRDLVENADIGILIDDPDGRFKYFNNKFIELFGYTYEEMKDQSIQTLVHPEDLDRVLGYHRRRINGEDVPARYEFRGVRKDGSVIYLEVDAIVLKKDSEIVGSRSYLWNIGERKEMERKLREARDSLEKKVAERTAELAKTNRLLQEQMNECHRVEEALKKSEKEKTVILDSITELVVYHDTDFRIIWANTTASKSFGLPQKELIGKRCYEIWQGRKKPCVDCPVKAALETGEFQEREIKMPDGREWFIKGYPVKDEKGTVMGVVEVALDISVIKKAERELADSELQYHALFDRSLLCIVIHDFDGRIIDANDASLKLLGYTREELSSLTIMDVVDEAQLPQMRKLMEEIKENGAQKNLSEFRLKKKNGEYVWVESEGTLLYKEGKPYAIQGIARDITARKRIADALIESEALYRSIVEHSHAGVLIIDENFRFSYVNDELCKILGYPADEILGKDFRMFLDEESRDMVAERYLRRQRGEDVPSRYEFNVVRKNGEVRRVEISVSVIRDHRGKRRTVAQLLDITERRQTEELQFAIYKISEAAHSAENLQSLYHSIHQIIGNLMEAKNLYIALYDKTTDIITFPYFVDEYDERPAPRRMGKGLTEYVIRTGEALLASPEVFRELVKNGEVEPIGTPDIDWLGVPLKIADRIIGVLVVQSYTEGVRYTERDIDILRFVSEQIAMVIERKRTDDALKESRERYKTLTDNVNVGIYRNTVGPNGKFIEANPAMVRMFGYDSKEELLSINVSQLYQNPEDRQAFNEKMLKQGFVQDEELKLRKKDGTPFYCSVSAVAVYNDAGEIIYYDGIVEDITERKKAERSLKESYEKLQKVLNGTVHALASTTEKRDPYTAGHQHRVAQLACAIAQELDFPQEQIEGIRVAGLVHDIGKIYVAAEILNKPVKLKNIEMELIKAHCEAGYDILKAVEFPWPVAKMVLQHHEKLDGSGYPQGLSGDDIIPGARILAVADVVEAMSSHRPYRSALGLEEALDEIKKNRGRFYDEKVVDACLKVFEKGFEFK
- a CDS encoding reductive dehalogenase — translated: MGITNRYKITEVDDPPYRIDERLLQRFDQRQTVFGRMLFDREASFYEKGMYDKAAEIIKKGEPGYSHLDFVRALGAWTVYDYFHGAFSPHKLEKANNMMPKPAFKKFPVTDPEAMSGEVKKTALLYGASGVGICRVDKRWIYSFNMDGIPLGIPDDFKYAVVLVIAMDYRAIETSPAYPACIESGLCYSRMAFCVACLAEFIRYLGYKALPMGNDTALSIPLAIDAGLGELGRLGLLITPEYGPCVRLCKVFTDMPLSCDKPIRFGVTEFCKRCTRCADACEVEAIQKTEEPTYDTVCPSNNQGILRWPVDHDKCYQFWIENGGDCSRCIAACPFDPRKKK